A stretch of Dietzia lutea DNA encodes these proteins:
- a CDS encoding type II toxin-antitoxin system RelE family toxin, with protein MTWQIELDDDARKALRKLDKPTAQRIVKKLREVEALADPTDMGKPLTANRAGFWVYRVGDYRLVCDIQFGRLVVLVIEVQHRSENYR; from the coding sequence TTGACCTGGCAGATTGAGCTAGACGATGACGCCCGCAAGGCGTTACGCAAGCTCGACAAACCCACCGCCCAGCGGATCGTCAAAAAGCTCAGAGAAGTAGAGGCCCTCGCCGACCCGACCGACATGGGCAAGCCGCTGACGGCGAACCGAGCCGGGTTCTGGGTCTACCGCGTGGGCGACTACCGCCTGGTCTGCGACATTCAGTTCGGCCGACTAGTCGTACTTGTTATCGAGGTCCAACATCGCAGCGAAAACTACCGCTGA
- the relB gene encoding type II toxin-antitoxin system RelB family antitoxin — protein sequence MTTTVRLPKDLEERLARVAKGTGRPKSHYLRSLLEENIERLEWEAKLEEKVADIRAGRRRTYSLDEVEAELDLAD from the coding sequence ATGACCACAACAGTTCGCTTACCGAAGGACCTGGAAGAACGACTGGCCCGCGTGGCGAAGGGAACCGGGCGCCCGAAGAGTCACTATCTACGCTCGCTACTGGAAGAGAACATCGAGCGGCTGGAATGGGAGGCCAAGCTGGAGGAGAAGGTCGCCGACATTCGGGCCGGTCGCCGCCGGACCTACTCTCTGGACGAAGTAGAGGCAGAGCTTGACCTGGCAGATTGA